From a single Parambassis ranga chromosome 2, fParRan2.1, whole genome shotgun sequence genomic region:
- the tpd52 gene encoding tumor protein D52 isoform X1 gives MEDAEKGSQEHTDSVPEVGEDAVTAVSPSSPIPAMTEEERQELQEELVKVEDEILTLSQVLAVKEKQLADIKRKLGITPLNELKQNITKTWQEVTTSTAYRRTSETLSQASLKATAAFSNMGSAISRKLEDVRNAPTFKSFEEKVETLKTKMTPAGSTGDPDNQDSSSPPSTEAFLSEPEGSPNQETPMH, from the exons ATGGAGGATGCAGAGAAAG GTTCCCAGGAGCATACGGACTCAGTCCCAGAGGTGGGAGAAGATGCTGTGACAGCTGTCAGTCCCTCCTCACCTATCCCCGCCATGACAGAGGAGGAGCGACAGGAGTTACAGGAGGAGCTGGTGAAG GTTGAGGATGAGATCCTGACTCTGTCTCAGGTGCTGGCTGTCAAAGAGAAGCAGCTGGCAGACATTAAGAGGAAGCTGGGCATCAcgcctctcaatgagctgaagCAGAACATCACCAAAACCTGGCAGGAGGTCACCACCTCCACTGC CTACAGGAGGACATCTGAAACTCTGTCTCAGGCTAGTCTGAAGGCCACAGCAGCCTTCTCCAATATGGGCTCAGCCATCAGCCGGAAGCTGGAGGATGTCAG GAATGCACCAACCTTCAAGTCATTTGAGGAGAAAGTAGAGACTCTGAAG ACCAAGATGACTCCTGCAGGATCCACCGGTGACCCTGACAACCAGGACAGCAGCAGTCCTCCCAGCACTGAGGCTTTTCTCAGTGAGCCAGAAGGCTCACCCAACCAGGAGACACCGATGCACTGA
- the tpd52 gene encoding tumor protein D52 isoform X2, with protein sequence MEDAEKGSQEHTDSVPEVGEDAVTAVSPSSPIPAMTEEERQELQEELVKVEDEILTLSQVLAVKEKQLADIKRKLGITPLNELKQNITKTWQEVTTSTAYRRTSETLSQASLKATAAFSNMGSAISRKLEDVR encoded by the exons ATGGAGGATGCAGAGAAAG GTTCCCAGGAGCATACGGACTCAGTCCCAGAGGTGGGAGAAGATGCTGTGACAGCTGTCAGTCCCTCCTCACCTATCCCCGCCATGACAGAGGAGGAGCGACAGGAGTTACAGGAGGAGCTGGTGAAG GTTGAGGATGAGATCCTGACTCTGTCTCAGGTGCTGGCTGTCAAAGAGAAGCAGCTGGCAGACATTAAGAGGAAGCTGGGCATCAcgcctctcaatgagctgaagCAGAACATCACCAAAACCTGGCAGGAGGTCACCACCTCCACTGC CTACAGGAGGACATCTGAAACTCTGTCTCAGGCTAGTCTGAAGGCCACAGCAGCCTTCTCCAATATGGGCTCAGCCATCAGCCGGAAGCTGGAGGATGTCAGGTGA
- the zbtb10 gene encoding zinc finger and BTB domain-containing protein 10 isoform X2 has protein sequence MSGERNRRSLAFRGGGLAGLTGSSGSGGGNCNSWEAPACQDRHFNGNRADQEEDRDLGAKGPSQKRVEGAGSVSDSTEPEAEEEEDPEEGNWAAGDGDDRVGSVEGGDESREGSSWSAGNGPNNADGQESGSQAKGGEIGSRKSGVEMRPQTLLQKHSLFHASWLQEFPWLKFCQETGLMSCSWCHNIATKNSDELVKGSRNYKRALLLRHHLSSEHGRNDPTKQEMRPSENTSPSTNCSEEDYRNKANENSYCYQLLQELDKQRKSGILCDVNIVVSGQVFRAHKNILVAGSRYFKTLYCLTKSEAQDQATVTHLDVAAVQGFSVILDFLYSGNLLLTSQNAIEVMSVASYLQMTEVVQSCRAFIKDALNISIKQEAPDSVVVDYNKRQMVAKEGQRGLDRKPSNFWATSILSKLSIKASNNQGKDAMEEDDDNGRVKEETSDIEVTVVGSEGCALVTPGASGSWSHHNDNSSDSAETNETRAVSGQTQVFVWNEPATGGTAAAPAAIKREAPDAAAGSGRRKKQTTTRRFVYNFPPEPEEGFDEGMFIQPSASYPREDFSSLSENAGESSHLALNKLKCPHCNYIAKHRRTLKRHLIIHSGVRSFSCDICGKLFTRREHVKRHSLVHKKDKKYKCMVCKKIFMLAASVGIRHGSRRYGVCADCADSHQATQEGLEGMEFPRDEDFDGEEGEDVEGEEPTDNDQSNWGEGNNGAAPEED, from the exons ATGTCCGGTGAGAGAAACCGCAGGTCGTTGGCTTTCCGAGGAGGTGGATTAGCTGGGTTAACGGGTTCCAGCGGTAGCGGTGGGGGGAACTGTAACAGCTGGGAGGCCCCGGCCTGTCAAGACCGACATTTTAACGGGAATAGGGCAGATCAAGAGGAGGACAGGGATCTGGGGGCAAAAGGACCGTCGCAGAAGAGAGTGGAGGGCGCTGGGTCTGTCAGCGATAGCACGGAACCCGaagcggaggaggaagaggacccGGAAGAGGGCAACTGGGCAGCAGGGGACGGCGACGATCGTGTCGGCTCGGTGGAAGGGGGGGACGAGTCCAGAGAAGGGAGTAGTTGGTCGGCTGGGAACGGTCCTAACAACGCCGACGGCCAGGAGTCGGGAAGCCAAGCGAAGGGAGGCGAGATAGGATCCAGGAAATCTGGGGTTGAGATGAGACCGCAGACGCTGCTTCAGAAACACTCACTGTTCCACGCTTCGTGGTTACAAGAATTTCCCTGGCTCAAATTTTGCCAGGAGACGGGACTCATGTCTTGTTCCTGGTGTCACAACATTGCCACTAAAAACAGCGACGAGCTTGTCAAAGGGAGTCGCAACTACAAACGGGCCTTGCTGCTGAGACATCACCTGTCTTCTGAGCACGGGAGGAATGACCCCACCAAACAG GAGATGAGGCCCTCAGAGAACACCAGTCCCTCCACTAACTGCTCAGAGGAAGACTACCGCAACAAGGCCAATGAGAACTCCTACTGTTACCAGCTTCTCCAGGAGCTGGACAAGCAACGCAAAAGTGGTATCCTCTGTGACGTCAATATAGTTGTCTCAGGCCAGGTGTTTCGCGCACACAAGAACATCCTGGTAGCAGGCAGCCGCTACTTCAAAACCCTCTACTGTCTGACCAAGAGCGAGGCCCAGGACCAGGCCACTGTCACACATCTTGATGTTGCTGCTGTGCAGGGCTTCTCAGTTATCCTCGACTTTCTTTACTCTGGAAATCTGCTGCTCACAAGCCAAAATGCCATTGAGGTGATGTCTGTTGCCAGTTACCTCCAGATGACTGAAGTTGTACAGTCTTGTCGGGCTTTTATAAAGGATGCCCTAAATATCAGCATCAAGCAAGAGGCTCCAGATTCTGTAGTGGTGGACTACAACAAAAGACAGATGGTGGCCAAAGAGGGGCAAAGAGGGCTAGACCGGAAACCGAGCAACTTCTGGGCCACAAGCATCCTGTCAAAGTTATCAATCAAGGCCAGCAACAACCAAGGAAAGGATGCCATggaagaagatgatgataaTGGCAGGGTGAAGGAGGAGACCAGTGATATAGAGGTGACAGTAGTTGGGAGTGAGGGCTGTGCCCTTGTGACCCCCGGAGCCTCTGGTAGCTGGTCCCACCACAACGACAACTCATCTGATTCAGCAGAAACCAATGAGACACGGGCGGTGAGTGGCCAGACGCAGGTCTTCGTCTGGAACGAACCTGCCACTGGAGGCACCGCTGCAGCACCCGCAGCAATAAAGCGAGAGGCaccagatgctgctgctggaagtGGCCGCAGGAAAAAGCAGACCACCACGCGGCGTTTTGTATACAACTTTCCACCAGAGCCTGAAGAGGGGTTTGATGAGGGGATGTTCATCCAGCCCTCAGCCTCCTACCCAAGAGAAGACTTCTCCTCCCTTTCTGAAAATGCCG GTGAGTCCTCACACCTAGCCCTCAATAAGCTTAAGTGCCCCCACTGTAACTACATCGCCAAGCACCGGCGCACGCTCAAGAGGCACCTGATCATCCACTCGGGTGTGCGCTCCTTCAGCTGCGATATCTGTGGCAAGCTGTTCACCCGCCGCGAGCACGTAAAGAGACATTCCCTG GTGCACAAGAAGGACAAAAAATACAAGTGCATGGTGTGCAAGAAGATTTTTATGCTTGCAGCCAGCGTTGGAATCCGTCACGGCTCACGCCGCTATGGCGTGTGTGCGGACTGCGCTGACTCGCACCAGGCCACTCAAGAGGGCCTGGAGGGCATGGAGTTTCCTCGTGATGAAGACTTTGACGGGGAAGAAGGGGAGGACgtggagggggaggagcctACTGACAACGACCAATCAAATTGGGGGGAGGGCAACAATGGTGCTGCCCCAGAAGAGGACTAA
- the zbtb10 gene encoding zinc finger and BTB domain-containing protein 10 isoform X1, with product MSGERNRRSLAFRGGGLAGLTGSSGSGGGNCNSWEAPACQDRHFNGNRADQEEDRDLGAKGPSQKRVEGAGSVSDSTEPEAEEEEDPEEGNWAAGDGDDRVGSVEGGDESREGSSWSAGNGPNNADGQESGSQAKGGEIGSRKSGVEMRPQTLLQKHSLFHASWLQEFPWLKFCQETGLMSCSWCHNIATKNSDELVKGSRNYKRALLLRHHLSSEHGRNDPTKQEMRPSENTSPSTNCSEEDYRNKANENSYCYQLLQELDKQRKSGILCDVNIVVSGQVFRAHKNILVAGSRYFKTLYCLTKSEAQDQATVTHLDVAAVQGFSVILDFLYSGNLLLTSQNAIEVMSVASYLQMTEVVQSCRAFIKDALNISIKQEAPDSVVVDYNKRQMVAKEGQRGLDRKPSNFWATSILSKLSIKASNNQGKDAMEEDDDNGRVKEETSDIEVTVVGSEGCALVTPGASGSWSHHNDNSSDSAETNETRAVSGQTQVFVWNEPATGGTAAAPAAIKREAPDAAAGSGRRKKQTTTRRFVYNFPPEPEEGFDEGMFIQPSASYPREDFSSLSENAELANQIQYSIIQDLQQGESWENGESSHLALNKLKCPHCNYIAKHRRTLKRHLIIHSGVRSFSCDICGKLFTRREHVKRHSLVHKKDKKYKCMVCKKIFMLAASVGIRHGSRRYGVCADCADSHQATQEGLEGMEFPRDEDFDGEEGEDVEGEEPTDNDQSNWGEGNNGAAPEED from the exons ATGTCCGGTGAGAGAAACCGCAGGTCGTTGGCTTTCCGAGGAGGTGGATTAGCTGGGTTAACGGGTTCCAGCGGTAGCGGTGGGGGGAACTGTAACAGCTGGGAGGCCCCGGCCTGTCAAGACCGACATTTTAACGGGAATAGGGCAGATCAAGAGGAGGACAGGGATCTGGGGGCAAAAGGACCGTCGCAGAAGAGAGTGGAGGGCGCTGGGTCTGTCAGCGATAGCACGGAACCCGaagcggaggaggaagaggacccGGAAGAGGGCAACTGGGCAGCAGGGGACGGCGACGATCGTGTCGGCTCGGTGGAAGGGGGGGACGAGTCCAGAGAAGGGAGTAGTTGGTCGGCTGGGAACGGTCCTAACAACGCCGACGGCCAGGAGTCGGGAAGCCAAGCGAAGGGAGGCGAGATAGGATCCAGGAAATCTGGGGTTGAGATGAGACCGCAGACGCTGCTTCAGAAACACTCACTGTTCCACGCTTCGTGGTTACAAGAATTTCCCTGGCTCAAATTTTGCCAGGAGACGGGACTCATGTCTTGTTCCTGGTGTCACAACATTGCCACTAAAAACAGCGACGAGCTTGTCAAAGGGAGTCGCAACTACAAACGGGCCTTGCTGCTGAGACATCACCTGTCTTCTGAGCACGGGAGGAATGACCCCACCAAACAG GAGATGAGGCCCTCAGAGAACACCAGTCCCTCCACTAACTGCTCAGAGGAAGACTACCGCAACAAGGCCAATGAGAACTCCTACTGTTACCAGCTTCTCCAGGAGCTGGACAAGCAACGCAAAAGTGGTATCCTCTGTGACGTCAATATAGTTGTCTCAGGCCAGGTGTTTCGCGCACACAAGAACATCCTGGTAGCAGGCAGCCGCTACTTCAAAACCCTCTACTGTCTGACCAAGAGCGAGGCCCAGGACCAGGCCACTGTCACACATCTTGATGTTGCTGCTGTGCAGGGCTTCTCAGTTATCCTCGACTTTCTTTACTCTGGAAATCTGCTGCTCACAAGCCAAAATGCCATTGAGGTGATGTCTGTTGCCAGTTACCTCCAGATGACTGAAGTTGTACAGTCTTGTCGGGCTTTTATAAAGGATGCCCTAAATATCAGCATCAAGCAAGAGGCTCCAGATTCTGTAGTGGTGGACTACAACAAAAGACAGATGGTGGCCAAAGAGGGGCAAAGAGGGCTAGACCGGAAACCGAGCAACTTCTGGGCCACAAGCATCCTGTCAAAGTTATCAATCAAGGCCAGCAACAACCAAGGAAAGGATGCCATggaagaagatgatgataaTGGCAGGGTGAAGGAGGAGACCAGTGATATAGAGGTGACAGTAGTTGGGAGTGAGGGCTGTGCCCTTGTGACCCCCGGAGCCTCTGGTAGCTGGTCCCACCACAACGACAACTCATCTGATTCAGCAGAAACCAATGAGACACGGGCGGTGAGTGGCCAGACGCAGGTCTTCGTCTGGAACGAACCTGCCACTGGAGGCACCGCTGCAGCACCCGCAGCAATAAAGCGAGAGGCaccagatgctgctgctggaagtGGCCGCAGGAAAAAGCAGACCACCACGCGGCGTTTTGTATACAACTTTCCACCAGAGCCTGAAGAGGGGTTTGATGAGGGGATGTTCATCCAGCCCTCAGCCTCCTACCCAAGAGAAGACTTCTCCTCCCTTTCTGAAAATGCCG AGTTGGCCAATCAGATCCAGTATAGCATCATCCAAGACTTACAGCAAGGGGAGTCCTGGGAGAATG GTGAGTCCTCACACCTAGCCCTCAATAAGCTTAAGTGCCCCCACTGTAACTACATCGCCAAGCACCGGCGCACGCTCAAGAGGCACCTGATCATCCACTCGGGTGTGCGCTCCTTCAGCTGCGATATCTGTGGCAAGCTGTTCACCCGCCGCGAGCACGTAAAGAGACATTCCCTG GTGCACAAGAAGGACAAAAAATACAAGTGCATGGTGTGCAAGAAGATTTTTATGCTTGCAGCCAGCGTTGGAATCCGTCACGGCTCACGCCGCTATGGCGTGTGTGCGGACTGCGCTGACTCGCACCAGGCCACTCAAGAGGGCCTGGAGGGCATGGAGTTTCCTCGTGATGAAGACTTTGACGGGGAAGAAGGGGAGGACgtggagggggaggagcctACTGACAACGACCAATCAAATTGGGGGGAGGGCAACAATGGTGCTGCCCCAGAAGAGGACTAA
- the zbtb10 gene encoding zinc finger and BTB domain-containing protein 10 isoform X3 codes for MRPSENTSPSTNCSEEDYRNKANENSYCYQLLQELDKQRKSGILCDVNIVVSGQVFRAHKNILVAGSRYFKTLYCLTKSEAQDQATVTHLDVAAVQGFSVILDFLYSGNLLLTSQNAIEVMSVASYLQMTEVVQSCRAFIKDALNISIKQEAPDSVVVDYNKRQMVAKEGQRGLDRKPSNFWATSILSKLSIKASNNQGKDAMEEDDDNGRVKEETSDIEVTVVGSEGCALVTPGASGSWSHHNDNSSDSAETNETRAVSGQTQVFVWNEPATGGTAAAPAAIKREAPDAAAGSGRRKKQTTTRRFVYNFPPEPEEGFDEGMFIQPSASYPREDFSSLSENAELANQIQYSIIQDLQQGESWENGESSHLALNKLKCPHCNYIAKHRRTLKRHLIIHSGVRSFSCDICGKLFTRREHVKRHSLVHKKDKKYKCMVCKKIFMLAASVGIRHGSRRYGVCADCADSHQATQEGLEGMEFPRDEDFDGEEGEDVEGEEPTDNDQSNWGEGNNGAAPEED; via the exons ATGAGGCCCTCAGAGAACACCAGTCCCTCCACTAACTGCTCAGAGGAAGACTACCGCAACAAGGCCAATGAGAACTCCTACTGTTACCAGCTTCTCCAGGAGCTGGACAAGCAACGCAAAAGTGGTATCCTCTGTGACGTCAATATAGTTGTCTCAGGCCAGGTGTTTCGCGCACACAAGAACATCCTGGTAGCAGGCAGCCGCTACTTCAAAACCCTCTACTGTCTGACCAAGAGCGAGGCCCAGGACCAGGCCACTGTCACACATCTTGATGTTGCTGCTGTGCAGGGCTTCTCAGTTATCCTCGACTTTCTTTACTCTGGAAATCTGCTGCTCACAAGCCAAAATGCCATTGAGGTGATGTCTGTTGCCAGTTACCTCCAGATGACTGAAGTTGTACAGTCTTGTCGGGCTTTTATAAAGGATGCCCTAAATATCAGCATCAAGCAAGAGGCTCCAGATTCTGTAGTGGTGGACTACAACAAAAGACAGATGGTGGCCAAAGAGGGGCAAAGAGGGCTAGACCGGAAACCGAGCAACTTCTGGGCCACAAGCATCCTGTCAAAGTTATCAATCAAGGCCAGCAACAACCAAGGAAAGGATGCCATggaagaagatgatgataaTGGCAGGGTGAAGGAGGAGACCAGTGATATAGAGGTGACAGTAGTTGGGAGTGAGGGCTGTGCCCTTGTGACCCCCGGAGCCTCTGGTAGCTGGTCCCACCACAACGACAACTCATCTGATTCAGCAGAAACCAATGAGACACGGGCGGTGAGTGGCCAGACGCAGGTCTTCGTCTGGAACGAACCTGCCACTGGAGGCACCGCTGCAGCACCCGCAGCAATAAAGCGAGAGGCaccagatgctgctgctggaagtGGCCGCAGGAAAAAGCAGACCACCACGCGGCGTTTTGTATACAACTTTCCACCAGAGCCTGAAGAGGGGTTTGATGAGGGGATGTTCATCCAGCCCTCAGCCTCCTACCCAAGAGAAGACTTCTCCTCCCTTTCTGAAAATGCCG AGTTGGCCAATCAGATCCAGTATAGCATCATCCAAGACTTACAGCAAGGGGAGTCCTGGGAGAATG GTGAGTCCTCACACCTAGCCCTCAATAAGCTTAAGTGCCCCCACTGTAACTACATCGCCAAGCACCGGCGCACGCTCAAGAGGCACCTGATCATCCACTCGGGTGTGCGCTCCTTCAGCTGCGATATCTGTGGCAAGCTGTTCACCCGCCGCGAGCACGTAAAGAGACATTCCCTG GTGCACAAGAAGGACAAAAAATACAAGTGCATGGTGTGCAAGAAGATTTTTATGCTTGCAGCCAGCGTTGGAATCCGTCACGGCTCACGCCGCTATGGCGTGTGTGCGGACTGCGCTGACTCGCACCAGGCCACTCAAGAGGGCCTGGAGGGCATGGAGTTTCCTCGTGATGAAGACTTTGACGGGGAAGAAGGGGAGGACgtggagggggaggagcctACTGACAACGACCAATCAAATTGGGGGGAGGGCAACAATGGTGCTGCCCCAGAAGAGGACTAA